Sequence from the Candidatus Woesearchaeota archaeon genome:
GCTTCTCAAAGTCTATTAGTAACTTTTATAAATTAAATAACAATTCCGGATAAAATGGTAAGGCGTGCATTAAGATCAAGGTCTTTTAGGAAAGTAAAAGTCAAGACACCAGGCAGAAGAATATTAACCCATTATAGGAAAAAGAAGCCCCGGCCCGCCCGTTGCGCCAGCTGCAGGGCTGTCTTAAAAGGAATTCCCAGGGAAAGGCCTAAGAAAATGATGAACATGCCAAAAACCGGGAAAAGGCCGGAGAGACCTTATGCTGGAGTATTATGCTCCAAGTGCACACGCACATTGATGAAACAAAAAGTGAAATCTCTTGAGTAAGCGGCAACGAACTCGCTAAAAGGGATTGGGGGAATAAAATGTATGACATAGGAAGAATTTGTATAAAGGTTGCTGGCAGGGATGCTGGCAATGAAGCTGTTATTATTGATGTTCTTGACGATAAGTTCGTAATGGTAGATGGCAATGTAAGAAGAAGGAAATGCAATATAATGCATTTAGAGCCTTCTGAAAGGAAGATAGATATCAAGAAAGGCACTTCCCACGAAGCAATAAAAAAGGAGTTTGTCAGGATAGGGTTTCCGGTCTGGGAAACAAAGCCGAGAAAAACAGCTCAAAGGCCTAAGAAAACAAGAAAAAAGAAAAAAAAGCATTCAACAGACAAAAAGGCAGTAAAAAAAGAAAAAGATTCTAAAAGCGGGAAAAATACAGA
This genomic interval carries:
- a CDS encoding 50S ribosomal protein L14e, giving the protein MYDIGRICIKVAGRDAGNEAVIIDVLDDKFVMVDGNVRRRKCNIMHLEPSERKIDIKKGTSHEAIKKEFVRIGFPVWETKPRKTAQRPKKTRKKKKKHSTDKKAVKKEKDSKSGKNTEKDSKKENKKEKGQAGNKATPEKAA
- a CDS encoding 50S ribosomal protein L34e; protein product: MVRRALRSRSFRKVKVKTPGRRILTHYRKKKPRPARCASCRAVLKGIPRERPKKMMNMPKTGKRPERPYAGVLCSKCTRTLMKQKVKSLE